A region from the Candidatus Binatia bacterium genome encodes:
- a CDS encoding TetR/AcrR family transcriptional regulator, which yields MPKAAPATRRTQEERSATTRARLLDAAVESLVELGYGGTTTTVVAERAGVSRGAQLHHFGTRAQLIGAAVQHVFQGLTDAYREGFAAIPPDADRVEAAVDLLWKMFLQPRHLAALDLYLAARTDPELRAALAPVAARHRENVMKLAREYFPEAAKHGARFTVLLDLILDAMLGMAVARGLYGEREGDRAVLAELRRLARELVDNT from the coding sequence ATGCCGAAGGCCGCGCCCGCCACTCGCCGCACGCAGGAAGAGCGCAGCGCCACGACGCGCGCGCGGCTGCTCGACGCGGCGGTCGAGTCGCTGGTCGAGCTCGGCTACGGCGGCACCACCACGACGGTCGTCGCCGAGCGTGCCGGCGTGTCGCGCGGCGCGCAGCTCCACCACTTCGGCACGCGCGCGCAGCTCATCGGTGCCGCCGTGCAGCACGTCTTCCAGGGCCTGACCGACGCGTACCGCGAGGGCTTCGCGGCGATCCCGCCCGACGCCGATCGCGTCGAGGCGGCGGTCGACCTCTTGTGGAAGATGTTCCTCCAGCCGCGTCACCTCGCGGCGCTCGACCTCTACCTCGCCGCGCGCACCGACCCCGAGCTGCGCGCGGCGCTCGCGCCGGTCGCCGCGCGCCACCGCGAGAACGTGATGAAGCTCGCGCGCGAGTACTTCCCCGAGGCGGCGAAGCACGGCGCGCGCTTCACCGTGCTGCTCGACCTGATCCTCGACGCCATGCTCGGCATGGCCGTCGCGCGCGGGCTGTACGGCGAGCGCGAGGGGGATCGGGCGGTGCTGGCCGAGCTCCGGCGTCTCGCACGCGAGCTCGTCGACAACACGTAA
- a CDS encoding DUF5658 family protein, whose amino-acid sequence MLSLLAPLDRLKALLLTNVALQVADGYVTALGVARGFAEGNPLVRWAMESLGHGPGLVAMKAVALGCLFLLYRRGHHRLVEPGLAYLAVVYLTMAVIPWTVVLARTTG is encoded by the coding sequence GTGCTCTCGCTCCTCGCTCCGCTCGACCGCCTCAAAGCCCTGCTGCTGACCAACGTCGCGCTGCAGGTCGCCGACGGGTACGTGACCGCGCTCGGCGTCGCGCGCGGCTTCGCCGAGGGCAATCCGCTCGTGCGCTGGGCGATGGAGTCGCTCGGCCACGGGCCGGGGCTGGTCGCGATGAAGGCGGTCGCGCTGGGCTGCCTCTTCCTGCTCTACCGGCGCGGCCACCACCGGCTGGTCGAGCCGGGGCTCGCCTACCTCGCGGTCGTGTACTTGACGATGGCGGTCATCCCGTGGACCGTCGTGCTCGCGCGCACGACCGGCTGA
- a CDS encoding NAD-dependent deacylase, whose amino-acid sequence MDDAREDEQEQLARAIALLRNSRRALALTGAGLSTESGIPDFRSPGGVWERYRPIEYGEFLRSEAARREHWRYKRETIPPMLRARPNAGHAALARLEHAGRLAAVVTQNIDGLHQAAGSMKVLELHGTNRAAVCLECNATEPIEPVLERLEAGCEVPRCLACDGILKPATVSFGQALPRDVLEESIRLASACDCLLAIGSSLQVQPAASLVDVAKQAGASVVILTRSATPYDPIADARLRAALGTTLPALVDGVLGRPS is encoded by the coding sequence GTGGACGACGCTCGAGAGGACGAACAGGAACAGCTCGCACGCGCGATCGCGCTCCTGCGGAACAGCCGCCGCGCGCTCGCGCTCACCGGCGCCGGGCTCAGCACCGAGTCCGGCATCCCCGACTTCCGCAGCCCGGGTGGCGTCTGGGAGCGCTACCGACCGATCGAGTACGGCGAGTTCCTGCGCTCGGAGGCCGCGCGGCGCGAGCACTGGCGGTACAAGCGCGAGACCATCCCGCCCATGCTGCGCGCCCGGCCGAACGCCGGGCATGCGGCGCTCGCGCGCCTCGAGCACGCGGGCCGGCTCGCCGCCGTCGTGACGCAGAACATCGACGGCCTGCACCAGGCGGCGGGCAGCATGAAGGTCCTCGAGCTGCACGGCACGAACCGCGCCGCGGTGTGCCTCGAGTGCAACGCGACCGAGCCCATCGAGCCGGTGCTCGAGCGCCTGGAAGCGGGCTGCGAGGTGCCGCGCTGCCTCGCGTGCGACGGCATCCTCAAGCCCGCGACGGTGTCCTTCGGACAAGCGCTGCCGCGCGACGTGCTCGAGGAGTCGATCCGGCTCGCGAGCGCGTGCGACTGCCTGCTCGCGATCGGCTCGTCGCTGCAGGTGCAGCCGGCGGCGTCGCTGGTCGACGTCGCGAAGCAGGCGGGCGCGAGCGTCGTCATCCTCACGCGCTCGGCGACGCCGTACGACCCGATCGCCGACGCGCGTCTCCGCGCCGCGCTCGGCACGACGCTGCCCGCGCTGGTCGACGGCGTCCTCGGGCGCCCGTCGTGA
- a CDS encoding NADH:flavin oxidoreductase, which translates to MTSSTPHAVDPFAPAQLGPLRLRNRFLKAATFEGMARDNLVTDRLIDFHRTMAAGGVAMTTVAYLAVSEDGQGAPAEIVVRPAAVPGLRRLADAVHSEGAAISAQIGHAGPVAAATGRRGLAPSRQFSPLAMRFTRAVDERDIERIVRDFASAASLLRDAGFDAIEVHLGHSYLLSAFLSPALNKRKDRFGGSVANRVEFPRMVVRAVRDAVGDSMAVLAKLNMADGFRGGVALEDAIEAARLLESDGALDALELTGGSSLKNPMFMFRGDAPIAEMAASFPQPIRTAFRLLGKRFLPSYPFEEAYFLPLARRFRDALSVPLVLLGGINRLDTVRSALGEGFAFVALGRALLREPDLIARWQRGETADATCIHCNKCIPTIYRGTHCVLVPPGERPGHPRT; encoded by the coding sequence ATGACGAGCAGCACGCCGCACGCCGTCGATCCGTTCGCGCCCGCGCAGCTCGGCCCGCTGCGCCTGCGCAACCGCTTCCTCAAGGCGGCGACCTTCGAGGGCATGGCGCGCGACAACCTGGTCACCGACCGCCTCATCGACTTCCACCGCACGATGGCCGCGGGCGGCGTCGCGATGACCACGGTCGCGTACCTCGCGGTGTCGGAGGACGGTCAGGGCGCGCCGGCGGAGATCGTCGTGCGTCCGGCGGCCGTGCCCGGGCTGCGTCGGCTCGCCGACGCGGTGCACTCCGAGGGCGCCGCGATCTCCGCGCAGATCGGGCACGCGGGACCCGTCGCCGCGGCGACGGGACGGCGCGGGCTCGCGCCGTCGCGCCAGTTCAGCCCGCTGGCGATGCGCTTCACGCGCGCGGTCGACGAGCGCGACATCGAGCGCATCGTGCGCGACTTCGCGTCGGCCGCGTCGCTCTTGCGCGACGCCGGCTTCGACGCGATCGAGGTGCACCTCGGGCACAGCTACCTGCTGAGCGCGTTTCTCTCGCCCGCGCTCAACAAGCGAAAAGATCGCTTCGGCGGCAGCGTCGCGAACCGGGTCGAGTTCCCGCGCATGGTGGTGCGCGCAGTGCGCGACGCGGTCGGCGACTCGATGGCCGTGCTCGCGAAGCTCAACATGGCGGACGGCTTCCGGGGCGGCGTCGCGCTCGAGGACGCGATCGAGGCCGCGCGCCTGCTCGAATCCGACGGTGCGCTCGACGCGCTCGAGCTCACCGGCGGCAGCTCGCTCAAGAACCCGATGTTCATGTTCCGCGGCGACGCGCCGATCGCCGAGATGGCGGCGTCGTTCCCGCAGCCGATCCGCACGGCGTTCCGGCTGCTCGGCAAGCGCTTCCTGCCGAGCTACCCGTTCGAGGAGGCGTACTTCCTGCCGCTCGCGCGCCGCTTCCGCGACGCGCTGTCGGTGCCGCTCGTGCTGCTCGGCGGCATCAACCGCCTCGACACCGTGCGCAGCGCGCTCGGCGAGGGCTTCGCCTTCGTCGCGCTCGGGCGCGCGCTGCTGCGCGAGCCCGACCTGATCGCGCGCTGGCAGCGCGGCGAGACGGCGGACGCGACCTGCATCCACTGCAACAAGTGCATCCCGACGATCTACCGCGGCACGCACTGCGTCCTGGTGCCGCCGGGCGAGCGTCCGGGCCATCCGCGGACCTGA
- a CDS encoding LLM class F420-dependent oxidoreductase, with the protein MSARLGFGVALPNYGPLARPDALLRLARRAEALGVDSVWVADHLVAPVEVASVYPFDRSANPKPGDMGVIEHFYEPLTTLAFLAGATERVRLGVSVYVMPYRNPVVTAKMVATLDALSGGRVIFGVGVGWLREEFAALGQDARHRGRVTDEYLEVCRRLWRDEVASFAGRHYVLPAVRSGPKPVQRPLPPIWVGGNSQAARERAVALGDGLHLIDLSPDEVAAHATELRAALARAGRDPASFTVSVRKGILVRDADRDDDRPLYGTRDKIRRDVEAYADAGVGYLVSNLRQARSVEALEEALAQAADAILGA; encoded by the coding sequence GTGAGCGCGCGGCTCGGGTTCGGGGTCGCGCTGCCGAACTACGGTCCGCTCGCTCGGCCGGACGCCCTGCTGCGGCTCGCGCGCCGCGCGGAAGCGCTCGGCGTCGACTCGGTGTGGGTCGCGGATCATCTCGTCGCGCCGGTCGAGGTCGCGAGCGTCTACCCGTTCGACCGCAGCGCGAATCCGAAGCCCGGCGACATGGGCGTCATCGAGCACTTCTACGAGCCGCTCACGACGCTCGCCTTTCTCGCCGGCGCGACCGAGCGCGTCCGGCTCGGGGTGAGCGTCTACGTGATGCCGTACCGCAACCCGGTGGTGACGGCGAAGATGGTCGCGACGCTCGACGCGCTCTCCGGAGGCCGCGTCATCTTCGGCGTCGGCGTCGGCTGGCTGCGCGAGGAGTTCGCGGCGCTGGGCCAGGACGCGCGTCACCGCGGACGCGTCACCGACGAGTACCTCGAGGTGTGCCGGCGGCTCTGGCGCGACGAGGTCGCGTCGTTTGCGGGGCGGCACTACGTGCTGCCGGCGGTGCGCAGCGGCCCGAAGCCGGTGCAGCGCCCGTTGCCGCCGATCTGGGTCGGCGGCAACTCGCAAGCGGCGCGCGAGCGCGCGGTCGCGCTCGGCGACGGTCTGCACCTCATCGACCTCTCACCGGACGAGGTCGCAGCGCACGCTACGGAGCTGCGCGCGGCGCTCGCGCGCGCCGGGCGGGATCCGGCGTCGTTCACCGTCAGCGTGCGCAAGGGCATCCTGGTGCGCGACGCGGACCGCGACGACGACCGTCCGCTCTACGGCACGCGCGACAAGATCCGGCGCGACGTCGAGGCCTACGCCGACGCCGGCGTCGGCTACCTCGTGAGCAACCTGCGCCAGGCGCGCTCGGTCGAGGCGCTCGAGGAAGCGCTCGCGCAGGCGGCGGACGCGATCCTCGGCGCTTGA